The region CGATTGCCAAATAATTTTCGCCGCGGTTGATATTGGGTTATAATAAAAGACTCCTCTGCAATCAAACACTTGATTTACCAACATGACCAACGAAGAAATCTGGCAACCAATACTGGCGCAAATCCGATCAAATGTTTCTCCGGCGATTTTTGCCACATGGTTTAAATCCACCTATGTTATTTCGATAGAAGGCGGGGAAGCAACCATCGCGGTTCCCAATTTGCTGGCGAAAGAATGGCTTGAACAAAAATACCGCAAACAAACAATCGGTTTTTTGCGATCTCATAACGAATCCGTCCGGGAAGTTTTTTTCCGGGTGGTCAAAGAACCGCCGCCAAAAACCGAAAAAATAAAATCCGCCAACGGAGCGATTTCCGGCGGGCAGCTAGGTTTTGACGAATTCAAATTCAACAAAGACACCAATCTTAACCCAAAATACGATTTCGATTGCTTTATCGTCGGCTTGCATAATGAATTGGCTCACGCCGCCGCCGTCGCCGTCGCGGAAAAGCCCGGCGAAAATTATAACCCGCTCTTTATTTACGGCGGCGTCGGTCTCGGGAAAACCCATCTTTTGCAGGCGATCGGCAATGAAGTAATCGCCCGTTTTAAAAACAAAAAAGTCCGTTATATCCCGATGGAAAAACTAACCTCGGAAATCATTACCGCGATCCGAGGAGGAACCATTGAAACCTTAAGGGCGAAATACTTGGACACCGCGGTGTTTATCGTCGATGATGTCCAATTTATTTCCGGAAAAGAAAGAACTCAAGATGAATTTTTCTATATTTTCAACACCCTTTACAACAAAAATCTCCAAATCGTACTGTCTTCGGACCGGGCGCCCAAAGCCATCCCGGAAATTTCCAACCGCCTGCGGTCGCGCTTTGAAGGCGGAATGATCGCCGATGTAAGCCTGCCCGATTTTGAAACCCGAGTGGCAATATTAAAAACCAAATGCCAACAATTGAATATTTCATTCTCCGATGAAATACTTTCAATAATCGCTTCTTCCGTGCAAAGCAACATCCGCGAACTTGAAGGGGCGCTCACCAAATTGGCCGCGCACGCCAAATTTAAAAATGTCGCGCCGACAATGGAAGTGTGCCAAACGATTTTATCGTCAATCAATCCTAAAAAAATTATAAATGTTAAAAAAATAATCCAAGACAC is a window of Candidatus Nealsonbacteria bacterium DGGOD1a DNA encoding:
- the dnaA gene encoding chromosomal replication initiator protein DnaA produces the protein MTNEEIWQPILAQIRSNVSPAIFATWFKSTYVISIEGGEATIAVPNLLAKEWLEQKYRKQTIGFLRSHNESVREVFFRVVKEPPPKTEKIKSANGAISGGQLGFDEFKFNKDTNLNPKYDFDCFIVGLHNELAHAAAVAVAEKPGENYNPLFIYGGVGLGKTHLLQAIGNEVIARFKNKKVRYIPMEKLTSEIITAIRGGTIETLRAKYLDTAVFIVDDVQFISGKERTQDEFFYIFNTLYNKNLQIVLSSDRAPKAIPEISNRLRSRFEGGMIADVSLPDFETRVAILKTKCQQLNISFSDEILSIIASSVQSNIRELEGALTKLAAHAKFKNVAPTMEVCQTILSSINPKKIINVKKIIQDTVNFYDIKEKDILSDSRKKEIVKPRQVIMYLLREEMKSSFPFIGRKMGDKDHTTVMHAYKKISNELKENETFKEEINLLKQKIYNS